The Onychomys torridus chromosome 4, mOncTor1.1, whole genome shotgun sequence genome includes a window with the following:
- the Slco4a1 gene encoding solute carrier organic anion transporter family member 4A1 isoform X3 encodes MDYVGTECSCLNVDRLGKCLLMRNSIHRIDPVTRHSHLIKPPLLHLTCCATKALWKRLEMPQHAMGDKHLLSLPKHLFTSASSATDSGCDTPPSSRASPASLRSAHSPLDSSSQHLFEPQVEKRSSQRAREVQYKSAGPKSTLCGWQAFTPKCFQVFNTPKGFLFFLCSASFLQGMIVNGFINTVITSIEQRFDLHSYQSGLIASSYDIAACLCLIFVSYFGGNGHKPRWLGWGVLVLGIGSLVFALPHFTAGHYEVEMDEEVGTGACLANRSHVECMDSGLSSYRLIFMLGQLLHGVGATPLYTLGVTYLDENVKSNYSPIYIAIFYTAAILGPAAGYLIGGAMLNVYTEVSQRTELTTDSPLWVGAWWIGFLGAGITAFLIAIPILGYPRQLPGSQRYIVTRATETQQLKDHSHRAVSNPTFGKTVRDLPLSIWLLLRNPTFILLCLAGATEATLIAGMSTFGPKFFEAQFSLSASEAATLFGYLVVPAGGGGTLLGGFLVNRFKLRGSGIIRFCLFCTLTSLLAFFVFLTHCPNMPMAGVTTSYVGSPLPEGHLDLKAACNAIYCCQAEHYSPLCGSDGIMYYSPCYAGCPVGAETGLGGQKVCL; translated from the exons ATGGACTATGTGGGAACTGAATGTTCATGTCTGAATGTCGACAGATTAGGGAAATGTTTGCTAATGAGGAATTCTATTCACAGAATAGACCCAGTGACAAGACACTCTCATCTCATCAAGCCACCTCTACTGCATCTCACCTGCTGTGCTACCAAAGCCCTCTGGAAGAGGCTGGAGATGCCCCAGCACGCGATGGGGGACAAGCATCTCCTTTCCCTCCCAAAGCACCTCTTCACCAGTGCGTCCTCAGCCACAGACAGTGGGTGTGATACTCCACCCAGCAGCAGGGCATCCCCAGCCTCCCTGCGCTCTGCCCACAGTCCCCTGGACTCCTCCAGCCAACATCTGTTTGAGCCCCAGGTTGAGAAGCGGAGTAGCCAGAGAGCCCGTGAGGTGCAGTACAAGTCTGCAGGGCCAAAGAGCACACTGTGTGGTTGGCAAGCCTTCACTCCCAAGTGCTTTCAGGTTTTCAACACCCCTAAgggcttcctcttcttcctgtgcTCAGCCTCCTTCCTTCAGGGCATGATAGTGAATGGCTTCATCAACACTGTCATCACTTCCATCGAGCAGCGCTTTGACCTGCACAGCTACCAGAGCGGGCTCATCGCCAGCTCCTATGATATtgccgcctgtctctgcctcatcttTGTCAGCTACTTTGGGGGCAATGGGCACAAGCCACGCTGGCTGGGCTGGGGTGTGCTGGTCCTGGGAATTGGCTCCCTGGTGTTTGCACTGCCCCATTTCACTGCTGGCCACTATGAGGTGGAGATGGatgaggaggtggggacaggggcatgTCTGGCCAACAGGAGTCATGTGGAGTGTATGGACTCAGGCCTGTCCAGCTACAGGCTGATCTTCATGCTGGGCCAGCTACTGCATGGTGTGGGTGCCACACCTCTCTACACACTGGGTGTCACCTACCTGGATGAGAATGTCAAGTCAAACTATTCACCCATCTATATTG CCATCTTTTACACGGCAGCCATCCTTGGACCTGCAGCAGGCTACCTGATTGGAGGAGCCAtgctaaatgtttacacagaagTAAGCCAACG GACAGAGCTGACCACtgacagcccactgtgggtgggtgCCTGGTGGATTGGCTTCCTGGGAGCTGGGATCACTGCATTCCTCATCGCCATCCCCATCCTTGGCTATCCCCGGCAGCTACCAG GTTCCCAGCGGTACATCGTTACAAGAGCAACTGAAACACAGCAGCTGAAAGACCACAGCCACAGAGCAGTGAGCAATCCGACTTTCGGCAAGACTGTCAGAGACCTGCCTCt CTCGATCTGGCTCCTTCTAAGAAACCCCACATTCATCCTGCTCTGCCTGGCAGGGGCCACTGAAGCCACACTCATCGCCGGCATGTCCACATTTGGTCCCAAGTTCTTCGAGGCCCAGTTCAGCTTGAGTGCCTCCGAGGCTGCCACGTTGTTTG GATACCTGGTGGTGCcagcaggcggtggtggcactctcCTGGGTGGCTTCCTGGTGAACAGATTCAAGCTCCGTGGCTCTGGGATCATCAGGTTCTGTCTGTTCTGCACCTTGACCAGCCTACTGGCCTTCTTTGTCTTCCTCACGCACTGTCCCAACATGCCCATGGCAGGTGTGACAACTAGCTACGTTGGGAG CCCCCTGCCTGAAGGCCACTTGGACCTGAAGGCAGCTTGCAACGCCATCTACTGTTGCCAGGCAGAGCACTACAGCCCCCTGTGCGGTTCGGACGGCATCATGTACTACTCACCCTGCTATGcaggctgccctgtgggtgctgagacagGCCTGGGGGGCCAGAAG GTGTGTCTGTGA
- the Slco4a1 gene encoding solute carrier organic anion transporter family member 4A1 isoform X1, whose product MDYVGTECSCLNVDRLGKCLLMRNSIHRIDPVTRHSHLIKPPLLHLTCCATKALWKRLEMPQHAMGDKHLLSLPKHLFTSASSATDSGCDTPPSSRASPASLRSAHSPLDSSSQHLFEPQVEKRSSQRAREVQYKSAGPKSTLCGWQAFTPKCFQVFNTPKGFLFFLCSASFLQGMIVNGFINTVITSIEQRFDLHSYQSGLIASSYDIAACLCLIFVSYFGGNGHKPRWLGWGVLVLGIGSLVFALPHFTAGHYEVEMDEEVGTGACLANRSHVECMDSGLSSYRLIFMLGQLLHGVGATPLYTLGVTYLDENVKSNYSPIYIAIFYTAAILGPAAGYLIGGAMLNVYTEVSQRTELTTDSPLWVGAWWIGFLGAGITAFLIAIPILGYPRQLPGSQRYIVTRATETQQLKDHSHRAVSNPTFGKTVRDLPLSIWLLLRNPTFILLCLAGATEATLIAGMSTFGPKFFEAQFSLSASEAATLFGYLVVPAGGGGTLLGGFLVNRFKLRGSGIIRFCLFCTLTSLLAFFVFLTHCPNMPMAGVTTSYVGSPLPEGHLDLKAACNAIYCCQAEHYSPLCGSDGIMYYSPCYAGCPVGAETGLGGQKIYRGCSCVLEKVSSGLGNATTGKCTSTCQRKPLLLALVFVVIIFTFLSSIPALTATLRCVCDQQRSFALGIQWIVVRTLGSIPGPIAFGWVIDKACLLWQDQCGHQGSCFVYQNEAMSRYMLIAGLAFKVLGFLFFVTAYFLYKSPSASSDGLEASLPSQSSASDNPTEQLQSNV is encoded by the exons ATGGACTATGTGGGAACTGAATGTTCATGTCTGAATGTCGACAGATTAGGGAAATGTTTGCTAATGAGGAATTCTATTCACAGAATAGACCCAGTGACAAGACACTCTCATCTCATCAAGCCACCTCTACTGCATCTCACCTGCTGTGCTACCAAAGCCCTCTGGAAGAGGCTGGAGATGCCCCAGCACGCGATGGGGGACAAGCATCTCCTTTCCCTCCCAAAGCACCTCTTCACCAGTGCGTCCTCAGCCACAGACAGTGGGTGTGATACTCCACCCAGCAGCAGGGCATCCCCAGCCTCCCTGCGCTCTGCCCACAGTCCCCTGGACTCCTCCAGCCAACATCTGTTTGAGCCCCAGGTTGAGAAGCGGAGTAGCCAGAGAGCCCGTGAGGTGCAGTACAAGTCTGCAGGGCCAAAGAGCACACTGTGTGGTTGGCAAGCCTTCACTCCCAAGTGCTTTCAGGTTTTCAACACCCCTAAgggcttcctcttcttcctgtgcTCAGCCTCCTTCCTTCAGGGCATGATAGTGAATGGCTTCATCAACACTGTCATCACTTCCATCGAGCAGCGCTTTGACCTGCACAGCTACCAGAGCGGGCTCATCGCCAGCTCCTATGATATtgccgcctgtctctgcctcatcttTGTCAGCTACTTTGGGGGCAATGGGCACAAGCCACGCTGGCTGGGCTGGGGTGTGCTGGTCCTGGGAATTGGCTCCCTGGTGTTTGCACTGCCCCATTTCACTGCTGGCCACTATGAGGTGGAGATGGatgaggaggtggggacaggggcatgTCTGGCCAACAGGAGTCATGTGGAGTGTATGGACTCAGGCCTGTCCAGCTACAGGCTGATCTTCATGCTGGGCCAGCTACTGCATGGTGTGGGTGCCACACCTCTCTACACACTGGGTGTCACCTACCTGGATGAGAATGTCAAGTCAAACTATTCACCCATCTATATTG CCATCTTTTACACGGCAGCCATCCTTGGACCTGCAGCAGGCTACCTGATTGGAGGAGCCAtgctaaatgtttacacagaagTAAGCCAACG GACAGAGCTGACCACtgacagcccactgtgggtgggtgCCTGGTGGATTGGCTTCCTGGGAGCTGGGATCACTGCATTCCTCATCGCCATCCCCATCCTTGGCTATCCCCGGCAGCTACCAG GTTCCCAGCGGTACATCGTTACAAGAGCAACTGAAACACAGCAGCTGAAAGACCACAGCCACAGAGCAGTGAGCAATCCGACTTTCGGCAAGACTGTCAGAGACCTGCCTCt CTCGATCTGGCTCCTTCTAAGAAACCCCACATTCATCCTGCTCTGCCTGGCAGGGGCCACTGAAGCCACACTCATCGCCGGCATGTCCACATTTGGTCCCAAGTTCTTCGAGGCCCAGTTCAGCTTGAGTGCCTCCGAGGCTGCCACGTTGTTTG GATACCTGGTGGTGCcagcaggcggtggtggcactctcCTGGGTGGCTTCCTGGTGAACAGATTCAAGCTCCGTGGCTCTGGGATCATCAGGTTCTGTCTGTTCTGCACCTTGACCAGCCTACTGGCCTTCTTTGTCTTCCTCACGCACTGTCCCAACATGCCCATGGCAGGTGTGACAACTAGCTACGTTGGGAG CCCCCTGCCTGAAGGCCACTTGGACCTGAAGGCAGCTTGCAACGCCATCTACTGTTGCCAGGCAGAGCACTACAGCCCCCTGTGCGGTTCGGACGGCATCATGTACTACTCACCCTGCTATGcaggctgccctgtgggtgctgagacagGCCTGGGGGGCCAGAAG ATATACCGAGGCTGTAGCTGTGTCCTTGAGAAGGTTTCCTCTGGCTTGGGCAATGCTACCACAGGGAAGTGCACTTCCACCTGTCAGAGAAAGCCCCTCCTTCTGGCTCTCGTGTTCGTTGTAATTATCTTTACATTCCTCAGCAGCATTCCAGCTCTGACCGCTACTCTACG GTGTGTCTGTGATCAGCAAAGGTCCTTTGCCCTGGGGATCCAGTGGATTGTCGTGAGAACACTAG GCAGTATTCCAGGGCCCATTGCCTTTGGCTGGGTGATTGACAAGGCCTGCCTGCTGTGGCAGGACCAGTGTGGCCACCAGGGTTCCTGCTTTGTGTACCAGAATGAAGCCATGAGCCGCTACATGCTCATTGCAGGGCTCGCTTTCAAG GTGTTGGGCTTCctcttctttgtcactgcctACTTCCTGTACAAGTCTCCATCAGCATCCTCAGATGGCCTGGAGGCCTCCCTGCCCAGCCAGTCCTCGGCCTCTGACAACCCCACAGAACAGCTCCAGAGCAACGTCTGA
- the Slco4a1 gene encoding solute carrier organic anion transporter family member 4A1 isoform X2 has product MPQHAMGDKHLLSLPKHLFTSASSATDSGCDTPPSSRASPASLRSAHSPLDSSSQHLFEPQVEKRSSQRAREVQYKSAGPKSTLCGWQAFTPKCFQVFNTPKGFLFFLCSASFLQGMIVNGFINTVITSIEQRFDLHSYQSGLIASSYDIAACLCLIFVSYFGGNGHKPRWLGWGVLVLGIGSLVFALPHFTAGHYEVEMDEEVGTGACLANRSHVECMDSGLSSYRLIFMLGQLLHGVGATPLYTLGVTYLDENVKSNYSPIYIAIFYTAAILGPAAGYLIGGAMLNVYTEVSQRTELTTDSPLWVGAWWIGFLGAGITAFLIAIPILGYPRQLPGSQRYIVTRATETQQLKDHSHRAVSNPTFGKTVRDLPLSIWLLLRNPTFILLCLAGATEATLIAGMSTFGPKFFEAQFSLSASEAATLFGYLVVPAGGGGTLLGGFLVNRFKLRGSGIIRFCLFCTLTSLLAFFVFLTHCPNMPMAGVTTSYVGSPLPEGHLDLKAACNAIYCCQAEHYSPLCGSDGIMYYSPCYAGCPVGAETGLGGQKIYRGCSCVLEKVSSGLGNATTGKCTSTCQRKPLLLALVFVVIIFTFLSSIPALTATLRCVCDQQRSFALGIQWIVVRTLGSIPGPIAFGWVIDKACLLWQDQCGHQGSCFVYQNEAMSRYMLIAGLAFKVLGFLFFVTAYFLYKSPSASSDGLEASLPSQSSASDNPTEQLQSNV; this is encoded by the exons ATGCCCCAGCACGCGATGGGGGACAAGCATCTCCTTTCCCTCCCAAAGCACCTCTTCACCAGTGCGTCCTCAGCCACAGACAGTGGGTGTGATACTCCACCCAGCAGCAGGGCATCCCCAGCCTCCCTGCGCTCTGCCCACAGTCCCCTGGACTCCTCCAGCCAACATCTGTTTGAGCCCCAGGTTGAGAAGCGGAGTAGCCAGAGAGCCCGTGAGGTGCAGTACAAGTCTGCAGGGCCAAAGAGCACACTGTGTGGTTGGCAAGCCTTCACTCCCAAGTGCTTTCAGGTTTTCAACACCCCTAAgggcttcctcttcttcctgtgcTCAGCCTCCTTCCTTCAGGGCATGATAGTGAATGGCTTCATCAACACTGTCATCACTTCCATCGAGCAGCGCTTTGACCTGCACAGCTACCAGAGCGGGCTCATCGCCAGCTCCTATGATATtgccgcctgtctctgcctcatcttTGTCAGCTACTTTGGGGGCAATGGGCACAAGCCACGCTGGCTGGGCTGGGGTGTGCTGGTCCTGGGAATTGGCTCCCTGGTGTTTGCACTGCCCCATTTCACTGCTGGCCACTATGAGGTGGAGATGGatgaggaggtggggacaggggcatgTCTGGCCAACAGGAGTCATGTGGAGTGTATGGACTCAGGCCTGTCCAGCTACAGGCTGATCTTCATGCTGGGCCAGCTACTGCATGGTGTGGGTGCCACACCTCTCTACACACTGGGTGTCACCTACCTGGATGAGAATGTCAAGTCAAACTATTCACCCATCTATATTG CCATCTTTTACACGGCAGCCATCCTTGGACCTGCAGCAGGCTACCTGATTGGAGGAGCCAtgctaaatgtttacacagaagTAAGCCAACG GACAGAGCTGACCACtgacagcccactgtgggtgggtgCCTGGTGGATTGGCTTCCTGGGAGCTGGGATCACTGCATTCCTCATCGCCATCCCCATCCTTGGCTATCCCCGGCAGCTACCAG GTTCCCAGCGGTACATCGTTACAAGAGCAACTGAAACACAGCAGCTGAAAGACCACAGCCACAGAGCAGTGAGCAATCCGACTTTCGGCAAGACTGTCAGAGACCTGCCTCt CTCGATCTGGCTCCTTCTAAGAAACCCCACATTCATCCTGCTCTGCCTGGCAGGGGCCACTGAAGCCACACTCATCGCCGGCATGTCCACATTTGGTCCCAAGTTCTTCGAGGCCCAGTTCAGCTTGAGTGCCTCCGAGGCTGCCACGTTGTTTG GATACCTGGTGGTGCcagcaggcggtggtggcactctcCTGGGTGGCTTCCTGGTGAACAGATTCAAGCTCCGTGGCTCTGGGATCATCAGGTTCTGTCTGTTCTGCACCTTGACCAGCCTACTGGCCTTCTTTGTCTTCCTCACGCACTGTCCCAACATGCCCATGGCAGGTGTGACAACTAGCTACGTTGGGAG CCCCCTGCCTGAAGGCCACTTGGACCTGAAGGCAGCTTGCAACGCCATCTACTGTTGCCAGGCAGAGCACTACAGCCCCCTGTGCGGTTCGGACGGCATCATGTACTACTCACCCTGCTATGcaggctgccctgtgggtgctgagacagGCCTGGGGGGCCAGAAG ATATACCGAGGCTGTAGCTGTGTCCTTGAGAAGGTTTCCTCTGGCTTGGGCAATGCTACCACAGGGAAGTGCACTTCCACCTGTCAGAGAAAGCCCCTCCTTCTGGCTCTCGTGTTCGTTGTAATTATCTTTACATTCCTCAGCAGCATTCCAGCTCTGACCGCTACTCTACG GTGTGTCTGTGATCAGCAAAGGTCCTTTGCCCTGGGGATCCAGTGGATTGTCGTGAGAACACTAG GCAGTATTCCAGGGCCCATTGCCTTTGGCTGGGTGATTGACAAGGCCTGCCTGCTGTGGCAGGACCAGTGTGGCCACCAGGGTTCCTGCTTTGTGTACCAGAATGAAGCCATGAGCCGCTACATGCTCATTGCAGGGCTCGCTTTCAAG GTGTTGGGCTTCctcttctttgtcactgcctACTTCCTGTACAAGTCTCCATCAGCATCCTCAGATGGCCTGGAGGCCTCCCTGCCCAGCCAGTCCTCGGCCTCTGACAACCCCACAGAACAGCTCCAGAGCAACGTCTGA